In Pogoniulus pusillus isolate bPogPus1 chromosome 20, bPogPus1.pri, whole genome shotgun sequence, the following are encoded in one genomic region:
- the SLC38A8 gene encoding solute carrier family 38 member 8 isoform X1, with the protein MQGCFSIPFLIPAHSVTHATMRPSQQPGCWPCPAGCPRVSVVLLLVLSPQGSLVFLVSGLAVLGYAAALSAQPTYQGVIRAVCGAAVGKLCEVCFLLNLFMISVALLRVVSDQLEKLCDSLYPNGTLSENPSAPPWYMDQRFTLSALCVFVIFPLSVPREIGFQKYSSILGTLAACYLTLVIILKYYLQDKSLGSSEPSQTSRASSWASIFSVIPTICFGFQVGHRGPTVPGTLVTCIIGTVPLAGAFAGRGTYRFHQRYLQGRTQASGNGGERDRAPMGGDECPGGGSCPCATRPPPHALQCHEACVAIYSSMRNQSFSHWVAVSMLSMLICLLIYSLTGLYGYLTFGQAVASDVLMSYPGNDPVVIIARLLFGISVVTIYPIVVLLGRSVVRDVWAVPKRGAAAAPEAGERWSRVALTVAWMGTTLVIALFVPDIGKVIELIGGISAFFIFIFPGKGVQRERGRGVLVPRTSLQEGAVVVGGPVLRAWGHVCGGCHTGAWARDDVTVMLNSALVAGLCLVCMTGTCTLRPHKKTALTAWGVLSVLVGAFVCGQSAALAVLGLLR; encoded by the exons ATGCAGGGCTGCTTCTCCATCCCTTTCCTGATCCCTGCTCATAGTGTTACTCATGCCACAATGCgacccagccagcagcctggctgctggccaTGCCCTGCTGGGTGCCCGCGGGTCAGCGTGGTGCTTCTGCTGGTCCTGTCCCCGCAGGGCTCGCTGGTCTTCCTGGTGAGCGGGCTGGCGGTGCTGGGCTATGCCGCGGCCCTCAGCGCCCAGCCCACCTACCAGGGGGTCATCCGGGCAGTGTGCGGGGCGGCGGTGGGGAAGCTCTGCGAGGTCTGCTTCCTCCTCAACCTCTTCATGATCTCCGTGGCCctcctgagggtggtgagcgaCCAGCTGGAGAAGT TGTGTGACTCCCTGTACCCCAATGGGACGCTGAGTGAGAATCCCTCAGCACCCCCCTGGTACATGGACCAGCGCTTCACCCTCTCGGCTCTCTGTGTCTTTGTCATCTTCCCACTCTctgtccccagagagattgGCTTCCAGAAGTACTCCAG CATCCTGGGCACGCTGGCTGCCTGCTACCTCACCCTGGTTATCATCCTGAAGTACTACCTGCAGGACAAGAGCCTGGGATCCTCTGAGCCTTCCCAGACCTCCAG GGCCTCCTCCTGGGCTTCCATCTTCAGTGTTATCCCCACCATCTGCTTTGGCTTCCAGGTAGGTCACCGTGGGCCCACTGTCCCTGGAACCCTGGTAACCTGCATCATAGGGACAGTACCCCTGGCAGGGGCGTTTGCAGGGAGGGGCACCTATCGTTTTCACCAGAGGTATCTGCAGGGCAGGACACAAGCCTCTGGGAATGGGGGAGAGAGGGACAGAGCACCCATGGGTGGGGATGAATGCCCTGGgggtgggagttgtccctgtgCCACCAGACCCCCTCCCCATGCCTTGCAGTGCCATGAGGCCTGCGTGGCCATCTACAGCAGCATGCGCAACCAGAGCTTCTCCCACTGGGTCGCTGTCTCCATGCTCTCCATGCTCATCTGCCTGCTCATCTACTCCCTCACCG GGCTCTATGGCTACCTGACCTTTGGCCAGGCTGTGGCATCCGATGTGCTGATGTCCTACCCAGGGAATGACCCAGTTGTCATCATTGCCCGCCTGCTCTTTGGCATCTCTGTTGTCACCATCTACCCCATcgtggtgctgctgggcag GTCGGTGGTGCGGGATGTGTGGGCAGTGCCCAAGCGCGGCGCCGCGGCGGCGCCCGAGGCAGGGGAGCGGTGGAGCCGGGTGGCCCTGACGGTCGCCTGGATGGGCACCACACTTGTCATCGCCCTCTTCGTCCCGGACATCGGCAAGGTCATCGAGCTCATCGGGGGCATCAGCGCCTTCTTCATCTTCATCTTCCCAGGCAAGGGGGTGCAGCGGGAGCGAGGGAGGGGAGTGCTGGTGCCAAGGACATCACTGCAGGAAGGGGCTGTGGTGGTGGGTGGCCCCGTTCTGAGGGCGTGGGGGCATGTTTGTGGAGGATGCCACACTGGGGCCTGGGCAAGAGATGATGTGACAGTGATGCTGAACTCTGCGTtggtggcagggctgtgcctggtGTGCATGACTGGGACCTGCACCTTGAGGCCACACAAAAA GACTGCCCTTACCGCCTGGGGTGTCCTCTCTGTGCTCGTGGGGGCCTTCGTCTGCGGGCAGAGCGCTGCCCTGgccgtgctggggctgctgcgcTGA
- the SLC38A8 gene encoding solute carrier family 38 member 8 isoform X11: MERGEGRPLLPAAGRSAGLSSSGAVFIMLKSALGAGLLSFPWAFGRAGGAVPALLVELGSLVFLVSGLAVLGYAAALSAQPTYQGVIRAVCGAAVGKLCEVCFLLNLFMISVALLRVVSDQLEKLCDSLYPNGTLSENPSAPPWYMDQRFTLSALCVFVIFPLSVPREIGFQKYSSILGTLAACYLTLVIILKYYLQDKSLVTSSHPCHRASSWASIFSVIPTICFGFQCHEACVAIYSSMRNQSFSHWVAVSMLSMLICLLIYSLTGLYGYLTFGQAVASDVLMSYPGNDPVVIIARLLFGISVVTIYPIVVLLGRSVVRDVWAVPKRGAAAAPEAGERWSRVALTVAWMGTTLVIALFVPDIGKVIELIGGISAFFIFIFPGLCLVCMTGTCTLRPHKKTALTAWGVLSVLVGAFVCGQSAALAVLGLLR, encoded by the exons ATGGAGCGGGGCGAGGGCCGGCCCCTGCTGCCGGCGGCGGGGCGCAGCGCCGGGCTCTCCTCCTCCGGGGCCGTTTTCATCATGCTGAAATCAGCGCTGGGCGCGGGGCTGCTGAGCTTCCCTTGGGCCTTCGGCAGGGCCGGCGGGGCCGTCCCCGCACTCCTGGTGGAGCTG GGCTCGCTGGTCTTCCTGGTGAGCGGGCTGGCGGTGCTGGGCTATGCCGCGGCCCTCAGCGCCCAGCCCACCTACCAGGGGGTCATCCGGGCAGTGTGCGGGGCGGCGGTGGGGAAGCTCTGCGAGGTCTGCTTCCTCCTCAACCTCTTCATGATCTCCGTGGCCctcctgagggtggtgagcgaCCAGCTGGAGAAGT TGTGTGACTCCCTGTACCCCAATGGGACGCTGAGTGAGAATCCCTCAGCACCCCCCTGGTACATGGACCAGCGCTTCACCCTCTCGGCTCTCTGTGTCTTTGTCATCTTCCCACTCTctgtccccagagagattgGCTTCCAGAAGTACTCCAG CATCCTGGGCACGCTGGCTGCCTGCTACCTCACCCTGGTTATCATCCTGAAGTACTACCTGCAGGACAAGAGCCTGG TTACTTCTTCCCACCCATGCCACAGGGCCTCCTCCTGGGCTTCCATCTTCAGTGTTATCCCCACCATCTGCTTTGGCTTCCAG TGCCATGAGGCCTGCGTGGCCATCTACAGCAGCATGCGCAACCAGAGCTTCTCCCACTGGGTCGCTGTCTCCATGCTCTCCATGCTCATCTGCCTGCTCATCTACTCCCTCACCG GGCTCTATGGCTACCTGACCTTTGGCCAGGCTGTGGCATCCGATGTGCTGATGTCCTACCCAGGGAATGACCCAGTTGTCATCATTGCCCGCCTGCTCTTTGGCATCTCTGTTGTCACCATCTACCCCATcgtggtgctgctgggcag GTCGGTGGTGCGGGATGTGTGGGCAGTGCCCAAGCGCGGCGCCGCGGCGGCGCCCGAGGCAGGGGAGCGGTGGAGCCGGGTGGCCCTGACGGTCGCCTGGATGGGCACCACACTTGTCATCGCCCTCTTCGTCCCGGACATCGGCAAGGTCATCGAGCTCATCGGGGGCATCAGCGCCTTCTTCATCTTCATCTTCCCAG ggctgtgcctggtGTGCATGACTGGGACCTGCACCTTGAGGCCACACAAAAA GACTGCCCTTACCGCCTGGGGTGTCCTCTCTGTGCTCGTGGGGGCCTTCGTCTGCGGGCAGAGCGCTGCCCTGgccgtgctggggctgctgcgcTGA
- the SLC38A8 gene encoding solute carrier family 38 member 8 isoform X7, translated as MQGCFSIPFLIPAHSVTHATMRPSQQPGCWPCPAGCPRVSVVLLLVLSPQGSLVFLVSGLAVLGYAAALSAQPTYQGVIRAVCGAAVGKLCEVCFLLNLFMISVALLRVVSDQLEKLCDSLYPNGTLSENPSAPPWYMDQRFTLSALCVFVIFPLSVPREIGFQKYSSILGTLAACYLTLVIILKYYLQDKSLGSSEPSQTSRASSWASIFSVIPTICFGFQCHEACVAIYSSMRNQSFSHWVAVSMLSMLICLLIYSLTGLYGYLTFGQAVASDVLMSYPGNDPVVIIARLLFGISVVTIYPIVVLLGRSVVRDVWAVPKRGAAAAPEAGERWSRVALTVAWMGTTLVIALFVPDIGKVIELIGGISAFFIFIFPGKGVQRERGRGVLVPRTSLQEGAVVVGGPVLRAWGHVCGGCHTGAWARDDVTVMLNSALVAGLCLVCMTGTCTLRPHKKTALTAWGVLSVLVGAFVCGQSAALAVLGLLR; from the exons ATGCAGGGCTGCTTCTCCATCCCTTTCCTGATCCCTGCTCATAGTGTTACTCATGCCACAATGCgacccagccagcagcctggctgctggccaTGCCCTGCTGGGTGCCCGCGGGTCAGCGTGGTGCTTCTGCTGGTCCTGTCCCCGCAGGGCTCGCTGGTCTTCCTGGTGAGCGGGCTGGCGGTGCTGGGCTATGCCGCGGCCCTCAGCGCCCAGCCCACCTACCAGGGGGTCATCCGGGCAGTGTGCGGGGCGGCGGTGGGGAAGCTCTGCGAGGTCTGCTTCCTCCTCAACCTCTTCATGATCTCCGTGGCCctcctgagggtggtgagcgaCCAGCTGGAGAAGT TGTGTGACTCCCTGTACCCCAATGGGACGCTGAGTGAGAATCCCTCAGCACCCCCCTGGTACATGGACCAGCGCTTCACCCTCTCGGCTCTCTGTGTCTTTGTCATCTTCCCACTCTctgtccccagagagattgGCTTCCAGAAGTACTCCAG CATCCTGGGCACGCTGGCTGCCTGCTACCTCACCCTGGTTATCATCCTGAAGTACTACCTGCAGGACAAGAGCCTGGGATCCTCTGAGCCTTCCCAGACCTCCAG GGCCTCCTCCTGGGCTTCCATCTTCAGTGTTATCCCCACCATCTGCTTTGGCTTCCAG TGCCATGAGGCCTGCGTGGCCATCTACAGCAGCATGCGCAACCAGAGCTTCTCCCACTGGGTCGCTGTCTCCATGCTCTCCATGCTCATCTGCCTGCTCATCTACTCCCTCACCG GGCTCTATGGCTACCTGACCTTTGGCCAGGCTGTGGCATCCGATGTGCTGATGTCCTACCCAGGGAATGACCCAGTTGTCATCATTGCCCGCCTGCTCTTTGGCATCTCTGTTGTCACCATCTACCCCATcgtggtgctgctgggcag GTCGGTGGTGCGGGATGTGTGGGCAGTGCCCAAGCGCGGCGCCGCGGCGGCGCCCGAGGCAGGGGAGCGGTGGAGCCGGGTGGCCCTGACGGTCGCCTGGATGGGCACCACACTTGTCATCGCCCTCTTCGTCCCGGACATCGGCAAGGTCATCGAGCTCATCGGGGGCATCAGCGCCTTCTTCATCTTCATCTTCCCAGGCAAGGGGGTGCAGCGGGAGCGAGGGAGGGGAGTGCTGGTGCCAAGGACATCACTGCAGGAAGGGGCTGTGGTGGTGGGTGGCCCCGTTCTGAGGGCGTGGGGGCATGTTTGTGGAGGATGCCACACTGGGGCCTGGGCAAGAGATGATGTGACAGTGATGCTGAACTCTGCGTtggtggcagggctgtgcctggtGTGCATGACTGGGACCTGCACCTTGAGGCCACACAAAAA GACTGCCCTTACCGCCTGGGGTGTCCTCTCTGTGCTCGTGGGGGCCTTCGTCTGCGGGCAGAGCGCTGCCCTGgccgtgctggggctgctgcgcTGA
- the SLC38A8 gene encoding solute carrier family 38 member 8 isoform X5, with translation MQGCFSIPFLIPAHSVTHATMRPSQQPGCWPCPAGCPRVSVVLLLVLSPQGSLVFLVSGLAVLGYAAALSAQPTYQGVIRAVCGAAVGKLCEVCFLLNLFMISVALLRVVSDQLEKLCDSLYPNGTLSENPSAPPWYMDQRFTLSALCVFVIFPLSVPREIGFQKYSSILGTLAACYLTLVIILKYYLQDKSLGSSEPSQTSRASSWASIFSVIPTICFGFQVGHRGPTVPGTLVTCIIGTVPLAGAFAGRGTYRFHQRYLQGRTQASGNGGERDRAPMGGDECPGGGSCPCATRPPPHALQCHEACVAIYSSMRNQSFSHWVAVSMLSMLICLLIYSLTGLYGYLTFGQAVASDVLMSYPGNDPVVIIARLLFGISVVTIYPIVVLLGRSVVRDVWAVPKRGAAAAPEAGERWSRVALTVAWMGTTLVIALFVPDIGKVIELIGGISAFFIFIFPGLCLVCMTGTCTLRPHKKTALTAWGVLSVLVGAFVCGQSAALAVLGLLR, from the exons ATGCAGGGCTGCTTCTCCATCCCTTTCCTGATCCCTGCTCATAGTGTTACTCATGCCACAATGCgacccagccagcagcctggctgctggccaTGCCCTGCTGGGTGCCCGCGGGTCAGCGTGGTGCTTCTGCTGGTCCTGTCCCCGCAGGGCTCGCTGGTCTTCCTGGTGAGCGGGCTGGCGGTGCTGGGCTATGCCGCGGCCCTCAGCGCCCAGCCCACCTACCAGGGGGTCATCCGGGCAGTGTGCGGGGCGGCGGTGGGGAAGCTCTGCGAGGTCTGCTTCCTCCTCAACCTCTTCATGATCTCCGTGGCCctcctgagggtggtgagcgaCCAGCTGGAGAAGT TGTGTGACTCCCTGTACCCCAATGGGACGCTGAGTGAGAATCCCTCAGCACCCCCCTGGTACATGGACCAGCGCTTCACCCTCTCGGCTCTCTGTGTCTTTGTCATCTTCCCACTCTctgtccccagagagattgGCTTCCAGAAGTACTCCAG CATCCTGGGCACGCTGGCTGCCTGCTACCTCACCCTGGTTATCATCCTGAAGTACTACCTGCAGGACAAGAGCCTGGGATCCTCTGAGCCTTCCCAGACCTCCAG GGCCTCCTCCTGGGCTTCCATCTTCAGTGTTATCCCCACCATCTGCTTTGGCTTCCAGGTAGGTCACCGTGGGCCCACTGTCCCTGGAACCCTGGTAACCTGCATCATAGGGACAGTACCCCTGGCAGGGGCGTTTGCAGGGAGGGGCACCTATCGTTTTCACCAGAGGTATCTGCAGGGCAGGACACAAGCCTCTGGGAATGGGGGAGAGAGGGACAGAGCACCCATGGGTGGGGATGAATGCCCTGGgggtgggagttgtccctgtgCCACCAGACCCCCTCCCCATGCCTTGCAGTGCCATGAGGCCTGCGTGGCCATCTACAGCAGCATGCGCAACCAGAGCTTCTCCCACTGGGTCGCTGTCTCCATGCTCTCCATGCTCATCTGCCTGCTCATCTACTCCCTCACCG GGCTCTATGGCTACCTGACCTTTGGCCAGGCTGTGGCATCCGATGTGCTGATGTCCTACCCAGGGAATGACCCAGTTGTCATCATTGCCCGCCTGCTCTTTGGCATCTCTGTTGTCACCATCTACCCCATcgtggtgctgctgggcag GTCGGTGGTGCGGGATGTGTGGGCAGTGCCCAAGCGCGGCGCCGCGGCGGCGCCCGAGGCAGGGGAGCGGTGGAGCCGGGTGGCCCTGACGGTCGCCTGGATGGGCACCACACTTGTCATCGCCCTCTTCGTCCCGGACATCGGCAAGGTCATCGAGCTCATCGGGGGCATCAGCGCCTTCTTCATCTTCATCTTCCCAG ggctgtgcctggtGTGCATGACTGGGACCTGCACCTTGAGGCCACACAAAAA GACTGCCCTTACCGCCTGGGGTGTCCTCTCTGTGCTCGTGGGGGCCTTCGTCTGCGGGCAGAGCGCTGCCCTGgccgtgctggggctgctgcgcTGA